Proteins from a genomic interval of Providencia stuartii:
- the tssG gene encoding type VI secretion system baseplate subunit TssG, translating to MERESQSTRTRLIKHIEPTIWRANFYRFCQLLEKAAPQSPLLGTTNDIKDDPLRFRPWPGMGFPAGELRTVEQNPNNPELPLTVRTNFLGLYGVDSPLPTSYLDDIAQGVEGTEALTEFLDIFNHRITTQYYRIWRKYAYPATFEAGGTDATSQCLLGLIGLGIPGSAERIATPISRFLALLSTMRLPTRNSEGVKALVSLLAPNTQAVINEYDVVKVPVDERTGLARHQRVSLATRATLGKTARDTTSRILISLTTHHPQEAQGWLPGGHLHADLLVLLRVYLGYRSDARLKLTVPVRVLSEPRLQKTSRIQLGRTGLLGLKGGKLSDNRQFLTVNLGRYHGIEHAGRPEAERGDYRFE from the coding sequence ATGGAAAGAGAATCACAGTCAACACGTACCCGGCTGATAAAACACATTGAGCCGACGATTTGGCGTGCGAATTTCTACCGTTTTTGTCAATTACTGGAAAAAGCCGCACCGCAATCGCCACTACTCGGCACCACTAACGACATTAAAGATGATCCACTACGGTTTCGTCCTTGGCCGGGTATGGGATTTCCGGCGGGTGAACTTCGCACGGTGGAACAAAACCCGAACAACCCCGAACTCCCATTAACGGTTCGCACCAACTTTTTAGGGTTGTACGGCGTCGATTCACCGTTACCGACCAGTTATCTCGATGATATCGCACAAGGTGTGGAGGGGACGGAAGCCTTAACGGAATTTCTGGATATTTTTAATCACCGTATCACCACTCAGTATTACCGTATCTGGCGCAAATATGCGTATCCCGCGACCTTTGAAGCCGGAGGCACGGATGCCACTTCTCAATGTCTATTGGGATTGATTGGCTTGGGGATCCCCGGCAGTGCGGAGAGGATCGCCACGCCAATATCACGCTTTTTAGCCTTGCTGAGCACCATGCGATTACCCACACGCAACAGCGAAGGGGTCAAAGCATTGGTCTCTTTGCTGGCACCGAATACTCAGGCGGTCATTAATGAATACGATGTCGTTAAAGTCCCCGTCGACGAACGAACGGGGTTAGCCCGCCATCAACGTGTTTCATTGGCAACGCGGGCGACACTGGGTAAAACCGCCCGCGACACCACAAGCCGAATTCTAATCTCCCTCACCACACACCACCCCCAAGAGGCACAAGGCTGGTTGCCGGGCGGACATTTGCATGCCGACCTTTTAGTGCTATTACGCGTGTATTTGGGGTACCGCAGCGATGCGCGCTTAAAACTAACAGTTCCCGTGAGAGTGCTTTCCGAGCCGCGTTTACAAAAAACGTCGCGTATTCAATTGGGACGAACAGGGTTATTAGGGCTAAAAGGGGGCAAGCTCAGTGATAACCGGCAATTTCTGACCGTGAATTTAGGGCGTTATCACGGTATTGAGCATGCAGGGCGACCTGAAGCCGAGCGAGGGGATTATCGTTTTGAATAA
- a CDS encoding CPBP family glutamic-type intramembrane protease has translation MNFTDITTRIKEKNGLKIFLAISLAVIWFNLDYNLLQIFLAYIVEPLHLEAFFILIYRLTSIALFVLLFLFFRWYSKNIGEIALGRVFSIKSVIPFLLTILLSVLVIAYFKLGGDMVTRELLIFDEGVINNILLFILTFIISPIVYEVIFRGIVFSAIQKENKTIIWLFSVIPFVIFHIYTMTNVISPSIWVRIMIYQYDVSIMLILLSCVLTFARMRSGGVLLPIILNSLFFMSYIKMM, from the coding sequence GTGAACTTCACTGACATAACAACTCGAATAAAAGAAAAAAATGGATTGAAAATTTTTTTAGCTATTTCTTTGGCAGTAATATGGTTTAACCTTGATTATAATTTATTGCAAATTTTTTTGGCATATATTGTGGAACCATTGCATCTAGAAGCATTTTTTATTCTAATATACCGATTAACATCAATTGCACTATTTGTATTACTATTCTTATTTTTTCGATGGTATAGCAAAAACATTGGTGAAATAGCGCTGGGAAGGGTATTCTCAATAAAATCAGTTATCCCATTTCTTCTAACCATTCTTCTATCTGTGCTTGTTATTGCTTATTTTAAATTAGGCGGTGATATGGTTACAAGAGAACTCCTCATATTTGATGAGGGAGTTATCAATAACATATTGTTATTCATTCTAACATTTATCATAAGCCCCATTGTTTATGAAGTCATCTTTAGAGGCATTGTGTTTAGCGCAATCCAAAAAGAAAACAAAACAATCATTTGGTTATTTTCTGTTATACCATTTGTTATATTCCACATTTATACAATGACTAATGTAATTTCTCCTTCGATTTGGGTGAGGATCATGATTTACCAGTATGATGTGAGCATCATGCTAATTCTTCTTTCATGTGTTTTGACGTTTGCTCGAATGAGATCGGGCGGTGTGCTATTACCTATAATATTGAACTCATTATTTTTTATGTCATATATTAAAATGATGTGA
- a CDS encoding DUF3828 domain-containing protein: protein MTQYLLPVFLSLSYPIVVVAQPSDSLFNCEKYNQNNDKYEQCQQREIACQTLIDSTPLRASLPTTSTFIITGNERAYFHAFPSEMCRYENKFVIPGDRLGFVGYTTQPPIVNDEHTYILLSYNGVFGWIDTRQVEASEEKNCDEINKLAQEEASTQKGRMGQTYLINYPRTPIYSAPDLDCQDNKRYLIQNDRVKAVYPDPINGFYFVSFTHSSTGTHTFGWLQTQPLVSVPNVMDPNELPAIPPDIVVLDFYDNDLLPSDYSFHHNYESDFITPELLDKISNSITCDYGDEDEFSAEQKAICDIERECDQRGCNWDGTWIPGGANYYTKSQDVLNSWVENRKAKVLSINKQNAIVDLILGEGKPYPLHLIVRLINTDGKWMINQIDEVKVK from the coding sequence ATGACACAATATTTATTGCCCGTATTCCTTTCTCTGAGCTACCCCATTGTTGTCGTAGCACAACCATCTGATTCACTTTTTAACTGTGAAAAATACAACCAAAACAATGATAAATATGAGCAATGTCAACAACGCGAAATAGCCTGCCAAACACTGATTGATAGTACACCATTAAGGGCTTCACTGCCTACCACGAGTACTTTTATCATAACAGGTAATGAAAGGGCCTATTTTCATGCCTTTCCATCAGAAATGTGCCGTTATGAAAATAAATTTGTGATCCCTGGGGACCGTTTAGGTTTCGTCGGGTATACGACTCAACCCCCCATTGTTAATGATGAGCATACATATATACTTCTTAGTTATAATGGGGTATTTGGCTGGATAGATACACGTCAAGTGGAAGCCTCTGAGGAAAAAAACTGTGATGAAATTAATAAATTAGCGCAGGAAGAAGCAAGCACCCAAAAAGGAAGAATGGGTCAGACCTATTTGATTAATTATCCAAGAACCCCCATATATTCCGCGCCAGATCTTGATTGCCAAGATAATAAACGTTACTTAATTCAAAATGACCGCGTTAAAGCAGTATACCCGGACCCCATTAATGGTTTTTATTTTGTAAGCTTTACTCATTCCTCTACAGGGACACATACGTTTGGCTGGCTACAAACACAACCGCTTGTTTCAGTGCCTAATGTAATGGACCCTAACGAACTGCCAGCTATACCGCCAGATATCGTTGTTTTAGACTTTTATGATAATGACCTACTCCCCTCTGACTACTCATTTCACCACAACTATGAGTCTGATTTCATTACACCTGAACTTTTGGATAAAATTTCAAACTCCATCACATGTGATTATGGTGATGAAGATGAATTTTCAGCAGAGCAAAAAGCCATTTGTGATATAGAAAGGGAATGCGATCAACGAGGATGTAATTGGGATGGGACGTGGATACCAGGAGGCGCTAACTATTATACTAAGTCACAAGATGTCCTTAATTCATGGGTAGAGAATCGCAAAGCCAAAGTACTGTCAATTAACAAACAAAATGCCATTGTCGATTTAATTTTAGGTGAGGGAAAACCTTATCCGCTTCATTTAATTGTTCGGTTAATCAACACGGATGGAAAATGGATGATTAATCAAATTGATGAGGTTAAGGTTAAATAG
- a CDS encoding DUF3304 domain-containing protein, protein MQWIKRCNEKSLWFLLLPFVIAIGIWSLFLSTAIAETSIEDEEVRLIIHNWQDRPISRFTLNGMMGGNASAYKYNPYASGMGATTCCGIITGKVAIVKWTLSVKGSQYDVGMRPENYQMKVLLPERKAGEKNLHVHFLPMKKIKLEWSSKISSSYNPFDETQRLTEESHE, encoded by the coding sequence ATGCAGTGGATTAAACGATGTAATGAAAAATCATTATGGTTTTTATTGTTACCCTTTGTGATAGCGATTGGGATATGGAGCTTGTTTCTATCAACGGCTATTGCAGAGACGTCTATTGAAGATGAAGAAGTTCGACTAATTATTCATAATTGGCAAGATAGACCGATTTCCCGATTCACCTTGAACGGTATGATGGGAGGCAATGCCTCAGCATATAAGTATAACCCTTATGCCTCTGGGATGGGGGCGACAACTTGTTGTGGCATCATTACAGGAAAGGTAGCAATAGTTAAATGGACGCTAAGTGTTAAAGGTTCACAATATGATGTGGGCATGCGCCCTGAAAATTATCAAATGAAGGTGCTTTTGCCTGAACGTAAGGCAGGAGAGAAAAATCTTCATGTTCATTTTCTACCCATGAAAAAAATTAAATTAGAGTGGAGCTCAAAAATAAGCTCTTCTTACAATCCCTTCGATGAAACGCAACGTTTAACGGAGGAAAGCCATGAGTAA
- a CDS encoding DUF3304 domain-containing protein, producing MNIKQNILRISQCLIQYKKRLLGLLLVAFLGWVSWFTWLIIWGPPQGGAILVINTQIDRPIIGFSVNGVAGGNVSAYNPNNIYGGIQGGTACCGIIKGDMAHVVWTLSVTGDQYDAGLRKETREATLPLPKRKRGDRFLHVFFLPNDQVRLWWGEDLGTPWKRGMTTEELVAALEQ from the coding sequence ATGAATATAAAACAAAATATCTTGCGCATATCTCAATGCCTTATTCAGTATAAAAAAAGGCTACTTGGACTCTTGCTGGTTGCATTTTTAGGGTGGGTGAGTTGGTTTACGTGGTTAATCATTTGGGGGCCGCCGCAAGGGGGGGCTATTTTGGTGATCAATACGCAGATAGATCGACCAATTATAGGATTTAGTGTGAATGGCGTTGCGGGTGGCAATGTTTCAGCTTATAACCCCAATAATATTTATGGTGGTATTCAAGGTGGAACCGCATGTTGCGGGATAATTAAAGGAGATATGGCACATGTAGTCTGGACACTGAGTGTTACGGGAGATCAATATGATGCTGGGTTAAGGAAAGAAACCCGAGAGGCCACACTTCCACTTCCAAAAAGAAAACGGGGAGACCGTTTTTTGCATGTATTTTTTTTGCCTAATGATCAAGTGCGATTATGGTGGGGAGAAGATTTAGGTACTCCATGGAAGCGTGGAATGACGACGGAAGAACTCGTAGCGGCATTAGAGCAATAA
- a CDS encoding DUF4123 domain-containing protein — protein MENLVQAANQSQKNIYLLIEGGAFAEQTIEPFQQKHTRSLYSLYQHPQLIEAKWVGPWLYQVKNNADLAAEMAQFQQVATVIFSSLALKPLAMQLAWGCTLVKPDLETIVSRFYIHAVMPVLARCQKEDWHYYLFSGTTTWWHQTLSGWQPTDIATKAQPKTHDRTVYLDETTWQQIDDDPEVKSVLAQWQQMPMSQHFPPCIQRQKVIQTLKKAEKAGLTESDDRTTYALLYLEGYQSLLTQLLDAPYIENIQQGKYSLAHAIKEFERKNKAVI, from the coding sequence ATGGAAAATTTAGTTCAAGCGGCAAATCAATCACAGAAAAATATTTACCTGTTAATCGAGGGCGGGGCGTTTGCCGAACAGACCATTGAGCCTTTTCAGCAAAAACATACGCGTTCTCTGTATTCCCTTTATCAGCACCCTCAGCTAATTGAAGCCAAATGGGTGGGACCCTGGCTGTATCAGGTGAAAAACAACGCAGATTTAGCCGCTGAAATGGCGCAGTTTCAGCAAGTTGCCACCGTCATTTTTTCATCATTAGCGCTCAAACCCTTGGCGATGCAATTGGCGTGGGGATGCACCTTAGTAAAACCCGATCTCGAAACGATAGTGAGCCGGTTTTATATTCATGCGGTGATGCCAGTGTTAGCCCGTTGCCAGAAAGAAGATTGGCACTACTACCTGTTTTCGGGCACAACCACGTGGTGGCACCAGACATTGTCGGGCTGGCAACCGACCGATATCGCTACTAAAGCGCAGCCCAAAACCCACGACAGAACGGTGTATTTGGATGAGACGACTTGGCAGCAAATTGATGATGATCCAGAAGTCAAAAGTGTTTTAGCCCAATGGCAACAGATGCCAATGAGCCAGCATTTTCCGCCGTGCATTCAGCGGCAGAAAGTTATCCAAACTCTCAAAAAAGCAGAGAAAGCAGGTTTAACCGAAAGTGATGATAGAACAACCTATGCTTTACTGTATTTGGAAGGTTATCAATCTCTGCTAACGCAGTTGTTAGATGCTCCCTATATAGAAAATATTCAGCAAGGGAAATACTCCCTTGCCCATGCAATAAAAGAATTTGAACGCAAAAATAAGGCGGTTATTTAA
- a CDS encoding DUF2235 domain-containing protein — translation MSNEKRASTDAIIGASNRAKHTREGKLGNCSKSLHIGLFFDGVGRNKDLDEPKGKTSNIAKLFYAFKKTEESTENDIYWKYYISGLGTPYQALTDKKAGQVASEVYSDFKDETKDEIVNAEIDAFKDIGIDTLFGGGGVKEIEELLSPKGQMKLMGETLIDYTAKITKKGIEAAPFLRDNEFIAYNFLTGVETRINDLKEVIKQAYQEAKETGDIPLHRISVSVFGFDMGATLARYFIGVLINQICQKDYDTGLYFYGGIHGGAWVDIPFVGLFDCSRDTPQSDDNGLDYGLKALTIMAKSNKVTEVAVDSLITTVAGRKYIDHMTPLPKQVKKSLHLIAAHEKRKWRCLYLTGRSGEHHQEELLPGCSEDIGGGLRNNEQKPNEELAKVALNKMHLAAFHAGVPFPELDELRETDFETWLYFQDEQEVKGKKATEWVEFYQSGLPLKKLSYTALNAHLDSYFAWLGQKHYEYKNELRKLEDQEKAELLSAGSHQGGFNISAKSRQAAFGASEKMALLKKNWGWLSDVARMAWQVKTRRLNPVPPDIFDKIYWPAKRRAQYYIDCGTAGYDNMPFPVSYVPVSNELYSWFIHDIQRAEGIDYHYFYIRLMEPLSGQFAPDEPEVYIPPQAPQGVGNDFIFTGFPKF, via the coding sequence ATGAGTAATGAAAAAAGGGCAAGCACTGATGCTATTATAGGGGCAAGTAATCGCGCAAAACATACTCGAGAGGGGAAATTAGGAAATTGTTCGAAATCTTTGCATATAGGCTTGTTTTTTGATGGTGTTGGGAGAAATAAGGATTTAGATGAGCCAAAAGGAAAGACATCAAATATCGCTAAATTGTTTTATGCATTCAAAAAAACAGAAGAAAGTACAGAAAATGATATTTATTGGAAATATTATATTTCAGGCCTAGGAACTCCTTATCAAGCTCTTACGGATAAAAAGGCAGGTCAGGTCGCATCGGAAGTCTATAGTGATTTTAAAGATGAGACTAAGGATGAAATTGTCAATGCTGAGATTGATGCGTTTAAAGATATTGGTATTGATACTTTATTTGGTGGCGGTGGAGTTAAAGAGATTGAAGAATTATTATCTCCTAAAGGGCAAATGAAATTGATGGGGGAGACTCTTATCGATTATACGGCCAAAATAACCAAAAAAGGCATTGAGGCAGCACCTTTTTTAAGGGATAACGAGTTTATTGCCTATAACTTTTTGACTGGGGTTGAAACACGGATTAATGATTTAAAAGAAGTCATTAAACAGGCTTACCAAGAAGCGAAAGAGACGGGAGACATTCCACTTCATCGCATATCAGTTTCAGTCTTTGGCTTTGATATGGGAGCGACACTAGCCCGATACTTTATCGGCGTATTAATTAACCAAATTTGCCAAAAAGATTATGATACGGGCCTCTATTTTTACGGGGGGATTCACGGTGGTGCTTGGGTGGATATTCCTTTTGTTGGTTTATTTGATTGCTCTCGTGACACGCCTCAAAGTGATGACAATGGGCTGGACTATGGGCTGAAAGCACTAACGATAATGGCAAAAAGCAATAAAGTGACAGAGGTTGCGGTTGATTCATTAATTACTACCGTTGCAGGGCGTAAGTACATTGACCATATGACTCCGTTACCTAAGCAAGTTAAAAAGTCTTTGCATCTGATTGCTGCGCATGAAAAACGCAAATGGCGCTGTCTCTATTTAACAGGTAGAAGTGGGGAGCATCATCAAGAGGAACTATTACCTGGTTGCAGTGAGGATATTGGCGGGGGATTAAGAAATAATGAACAGAAGCCCAATGAAGAACTCGCTAAGGTCGCCTTAAACAAAATGCATTTAGCTGCGTTTCATGCAGGGGTCCCGTTTCCTGAACTCGATGAACTTCGCGAGACGGATTTCGAAACATGGCTCTATTTTCAAGATGAACAAGAAGTGAAAGGTAAAAAGGCGACGGAGTGGGTTGAATTTTACCAATCAGGTCTTCCGCTTAAAAAATTAAGTTATACAGCTTTAAATGCCCATCTTGATAGCTATTTTGCGTGGTTAGGTCAGAAACATTATGAATATAAAAATGAGTTACGAAAGTTAGAGGATCAAGAAAAAGCTGAATTATTATCCGCAGGTTCACATCAAGGTGGTTTTAATATTTCAGCTAAGTCTAGACAAGCTGCGTTCGGTGCTTCTGAAAAAATGGCGTTATTGAAGAAAAATTGGGGTTGGTTATCAGATGTAGCAAGAATGGCATGGCAGGTCAAAACACGAAGGCTTAATCCAGTCCCTCCTGATATTTTTGATAAAATATACTGGCCCGCTAAACGTCGGGCACAATACTATATCGACTGTGGTACGGCGGGATATGATAATATGCCATTTCCGGTATCATATGTTCCTGTTTCAAATGAGCTCTATAGTTGGTTTATCCACGATATACAGCGCGCAGAAGGAATAGATTATCACTATTTTTATATTCGTTTAATGGAGCCACTCTCTGGGCAGTTTGCACCGGATGAGCCTGAGGTGTATATTCCACCACAAGCCCCTCAAGGTGTTGGAAATGATTTTATATTTACCGGATTTCCTAAGTTTTAA
- a CDS encoding type VI secretion system Vgr family protein — MIETVNAFLAHQSYQLEIQDAGFDIDILKFEGVEKLNATSSWRIEFTSTFDSILPEQALLKPATFSMGPNKRVSGLITRLQWLSTSADESHYAVLLEPRLALLGHTERSTIYQNVSVIEVIENVLQFHGFEGADYEFKLEQQYPERELITQWRETDLAFIQRLLAEVGVGYRLEYSAKTDNDKVLFFDSQLNYQFGEKLPYQLPSGQHDNGQLSVWDVQLAHQVVTGNVTVKDYNYRTALSPMETSTLHPLSNTTLGDEYHYAPPYLSAEDEHAETLDAESGAFYSRLRQERFLNPSAEFALQTNAFYLMTGSVLEIANVPINELKDGVFITQITYHAARDVSLQMTLKGMPYSEQYAYRPAEIPRPKIAGTLPARIESRNSNDIYAWLDEHGRYRVKLDFDRSQSESGYAYLWLRLAKPYAGETYGLHAPLIANTEIAIAFDDGDIDRPYIAFAFHDSEHPDHVNRDNHTRNVLRTPANNKLRMEDKREKTHIKLATEYGKTQLNQGHLVDAQGKMRGAGAELRTDEWGAIRAGKGLFISADEQPKAQGEVLDMDAALKEIAHLLQQREQLNIAAKQAKALQADIESQKQLLQQRLEPLNQSLLFSAPQGMAFTSGEHLQLSASENLSINADGDISVGVIGNMTMSTGDKLGLFARTGKLGVIAGEGSLTVQAQNNRLDIFSEQKQTITSGADINFTGKKRIILNGGGSYLKLENGKIEYGTSGDYLRKIPKMATAGPNTLPMKMAQFPALPLPICIPCLLNAIAGNDPRVDLRKF; from the coding sequence ATGATAGAAACAGTAAACGCTTTTCTTGCCCATCAATCTTATCAACTTGAGATCCAAGATGCTGGATTTGATATCGATATCCTAAAATTTGAAGGTGTAGAAAAATTGAATGCGACCTCATCATGGCGGATTGAATTTACGTCAACGTTCGATTCAATCCTACCTGAGCAGGCGCTATTAAAGCCAGCCACGTTCAGCATGGGGCCAAATAAGCGCGTGTCGGGGTTAATCACCCGTTTACAATGGTTATCCACCAGCGCCGATGAGTCCCATTATGCCGTGTTGCTCGAACCTCGTTTAGCGTTACTCGGTCATACCGAGCGCAGCACCATTTACCAAAATGTCTCGGTCATTGAAGTCATTGAAAATGTGCTGCAATTCCACGGTTTTGAAGGGGCAGATTATGAGTTTAAGTTAGAACAGCAATACCCCGAGCGAGAACTGATAACTCAGTGGCGTGAAACCGATTTAGCCTTTATCCAACGTTTACTCGCTGAAGTCGGGGTTGGTTATCGCCTTGAATACTCGGCAAAGACCGATAACGACAAAGTGCTATTTTTCGACAGCCAACTCAATTACCAATTTGGTGAAAAATTACCGTACCAGCTGCCATCCGGTCAACACGATAACGGGCAACTTTCGGTATGGGATGTGCAACTGGCTCATCAAGTGGTGACAGGCAACGTCACGGTAAAAGACTACAATTATCGCACCGCACTTTCGCCGATGGAAACGAGCACGCTGCATCCACTCAGTAACACAACACTGGGTGATGAGTATCACTATGCGCCGCCTTATTTGAGTGCCGAGGATGAACACGCAGAAACCCTCGACGCCGAAAGTGGCGCATTTTACAGCCGCTTGCGGCAAGAGCGTTTCCTCAATCCCTCCGCTGAATTTGCACTACAAACCAACGCCTTTTACCTGATGACCGGCAGTGTGTTGGAGATTGCAAATGTCCCTATTAATGAACTGAAAGACGGCGTATTTATCACGCAAATCACTTACCATGCGGCCCGTGATGTGTCGTTACAGATGACCCTCAAGGGCATGCCGTACAGTGAGCAATACGCCTATCGCCCTGCTGAAATACCGCGCCCGAAAATCGCCGGAACCTTGCCAGCCCGTATTGAAAGCCGTAATAGCAACGATATTTACGCATGGCTGGATGAGCACGGGCGCTATCGCGTTAAGTTGGATTTTGACCGCAGTCAGAGCGAATCCGGCTATGCGTATCTTTGGTTGCGTTTAGCCAAACCGTATGCGGGGGAGACCTACGGATTGCATGCGCCGTTGATTGCCAACACTGAAATCGCCATTGCCTTTGATGATGGGGATATTGACCGACCGTATATTGCGTTTGCGTTTCATGACTCAGAACACCCTGACCATGTTAACCGTGATAACCACACCCGCAATGTACTTCGCACCCCCGCCAACAATAAATTACGCATGGAAGATAAGCGGGAAAAAACGCATATCAAGTTAGCGACGGAGTACGGTAAAACGCAACTGAATCAGGGGCATCTCGTCGATGCGCAAGGGAAAATGCGCGGCGCAGGGGCTGAACTGCGTACCGATGAATGGGGCGCTATTCGAGCCGGTAAAGGGCTGTTTATCAGTGCCGATGAACAGCCAAAAGCGCAAGGTGAGGTATTGGATATGGATGCCGCACTTAAAGAAATCGCTCATCTTCTACAGCAGCGCGAGCAACTCAACATTGCAGCGAAACAAGCCAAAGCCCTGCAAGCGGATATTGAAAGCCAAAAACAACTGTTACAGCAACGTTTAGAGCCACTGAACCAGAGCCTGTTATTTTCAGCCCCTCAAGGAATGGCGTTTACCAGTGGTGAACATTTACAACTGTCCGCCAGTGAAAACCTGTCCATCAATGCTGACGGTGATATCAGTGTGGGCGTTATCGGCAATATGACCATGTCCACAGGGGATAAGTTAGGACTGTTTGCGCGTACTGGGAAATTGGGGGTGATTGCAGGGGAAGGCTCACTGACCGTTCAAGCGCAGAATAATCGTTTAGATATCTTCAGTGAACAAAAGCAGACTATCACCTCGGGGGCTGATATCAATTTTACCGGCAAAAAACGGATTATCCTAAACGGCGGCGGCAGTTATCTCAAATTGGAGAACGGAAAAATAGAGTACGGCACCTCAGGGGATTATTTGCGCAAGATACCGAAGATGGCCACCGCAGGGCCGAATACTTTACCGATGAAGATGGCACAATTTCCGGCATTGCCTTTACCCATTTGTATTCCGTGTTTACTTAATGCCATAGCAGGCAATGATCCCCGTGTTGACCTTAGGAAATTTTAG
- the tssJ gene encoding type VI secretion system lipoprotein TssJ, with amino-acid sequence MKNISQKIVVLGLCGLLAGCGLAQAVKEGTVSMKDAILYKKITTLRLDFTPRSGLNADEDQTPLATMVWVYQLKDKKAVEGAMYQALLTQSDEILKKDTLNATSVMVMPQGQVSLDEPLEKETKFVAVLGMFRNPDLSENTWRLVINREDLDVDKPRVIELGDGWLRLLPLKD; translated from the coding sequence GTGAAAAACATTAGCCAAAAAATAGTGGTGCTTGGTCTGTGCGGATTACTGGCAGGTTGCGGATTAGCACAGGCAGTAAAAGAAGGGACAGTTAGCATGAAAGACGCGATCCTTTATAAAAAAATTACCACATTGCGCTTAGATTTCACCCCGCGTTCAGGGCTAAATGCCGATGAAGACCAAACACCGCTCGCCACCATGGTGTGGGTGTATCAACTGAAAGACAAAAAAGCCGTCGAAGGGGCGATGTATCAAGCACTGTTAACGCAGTCGGATGAAATATTAAAAAAGGACACCCTCAATGCCACTTCGGTCATGGTGATGCCCCAAGGGCAAGTTTCTCTGGATGAGCCCCTCGAAAAAGAGACCAAATTTGTTGCGGTGCTCGGCATGTTTCGCAATCCCGACTTATCAGAAAACACCTGGCGTTTGGTGATTAACCGTGAAGACTTAGATGTCGATAAACCACGTGTGATTGAATTGGGTGACGGTTGGCTGAGATTGTTACCGCTAAAGGATTAA